In the genome of Treponema pedis, one region contains:
- a CDS encoding YkgJ family cysteine cluster protein, whose translation MDNTFRKNGLKFSCTQCSACCRLAPGFVFLSEKDLALLLNWSSMTRENFITVYCRWVCHSDGFEYLSLREKSNYDCILWKNGCTAYEFRPLQCSAFPFWHSLVNDKNTWNEGCNDCPGMGKGKLHSSEEIQRILDKQEQEPAIRRKIGST comes from the coding sequence ATGGATAATACTTTCCGGAAAAACGGCTTAAAATTTTCCTGTACTCAATGCTCCGCCTGCTGCCGCTTGGCACCCGGTTTTGTATTTTTATCCGAAAAAGATCTTGCCCTTTTGCTGAATTGGTCTTCAATGACGCGGGAGAATTTTATAACGGTATACTGCCGCTGGGTTTGCCACTCCGACGGTTTTGAATACTTAAGTTTGAGAGAAAAGTCCAATTATGACTGCATTTTATGGAAAAACGGTTGTACGGCTTATGAATTTAGACCCTTACAATGTTCGGCTTTTCCTTTTTGGCATTCTCTTGTAAACGATAAAAATACGTGGAATGAAGGCTGCAACGATTGCCCGGGAATGGGCAAAGGCAAACTTCATTCATCGGAAGAAATTCAAAGAATTTTGGATAAACAAGAACAGGAGCCTGCAATCAGGCGCAAGATCGGTTCAACTTAA
- a CDS encoding Na/Pi cotransporter family protein — MAVVSLLFRMLGSLGLILYGMKMMSDGIQKSAGESLHRTLNFMTGNRFFAVLTGIIVTGIVQSSGATTVMTVSFVNAGMLSLQQAIGVIFGANIGTTVTAWIVSLIGFKFSIASISIPAFGIGYFLTFFKKLKKDSLGEAVMGFSLLFSGLDFLASAVPQISGAELAFLAVFKQSGILSIIVGILVGLLLTMLLHSSSATTAVLLTMAHGGVVGWEFSAAVVLGSNVGSTIDAVLAAIGTKLNARRAATVHVLFNVAGSILVLIFFRPFLALVDIMFGSGPSVSNITTRIAVFHTMFNVVNTIIALPFVNQIAAFVCLLIKPKENEEPAKYVLQFQAPSIKESAEAYILSAEAEIVKMSSIVREMFTLLRSLLLKESNLSRESVVKLLTEKEDYTDQMQEELSAYLIKTSRLSLSDRQEKNVRLMLGIVDDIENITDQIYELGLFINKSIQLKMPISQEDMNKLLPYMGMVNQFIHFVHDHLNKPLAAEQLAIAEEMEDSIDSMRQQLKRLARSRLEKGANVKAELLYIDMVRNLEKIGDYAFSISRALAETE, encoded by the coding sequence ATGGCAGTGGTCAGTCTTTTGTTCCGGATGCTTGGAAGTCTGGGGTTAATCTTATATGGAATGAAAATGATGAGCGACGGTATTCAAAAAAGTGCAGGCGAAAGTCTTCACCGTACGCTCAATTTTATGACGGGAAACCGTTTTTTTGCCGTTTTAACGGGGATTATCGTTACCGGGATTGTTCAATCTTCAGGAGCGACTACGGTTATGACGGTATCCTTTGTTAATGCCGGAATGCTTAGCTTACAGCAGGCTATAGGCGTTATTTTCGGAGCAAATATAGGGACTACGGTTACGGCATGGATTGTTTCTCTGATAGGATTTAAATTTTCCATTGCAAGTATTTCAATCCCGGCTTTCGGTATAGGATATTTTTTAACGTTTTTTAAAAAACTTAAAAAAGACAGTTTGGGCGAGGCCGTTATGGGTTTCAGCTTGCTGTTTTCGGGATTGGACTTTTTAGCTTCCGCAGTGCCGCAAATATCCGGGGCGGAGCTTGCTTTTTTAGCGGTTTTTAAGCAATCGGGAATTTTAAGCATTATCGTCGGTATTTTGGTGGGGCTTTTACTTACAATGCTTCTTCATTCTTCAAGTGCCACTACGGCGGTACTTTTAACAATGGCTCACGGCGGAGTTGTAGGCTGGGAATTTTCCGCTGCGGTGGTATTGGGAAGCAATGTAGGTTCTACAATAGATGCCGTACTTGCAGCTATAGGAACAAAACTTAATGCAAGACGGGCCGCAACGGTTCACGTTTTATTTAATGTTGCGGGAAGTATTTTAGTTTTAATATTTTTCAGACCCTTTTTGGCTTTAGTGGATATAATGTTCGGAAGCGGTCCTTCCGTTTCAAACATTACTACCCGTATAGCAGTTTTTCATACAATGTTTAACGTGGTAAATACGATAATTGCCTTACCGTTTGTAAACCAAATTGCAGCCTTTGTATGTTTATTGATTAAACCGAAAGAAAATGAAGAACCGGCGAAATATGTTTTGCAGTTTCAGGCACCGAGCATAAAAGAAAGCGCTGAGGCATATATTTTAAGCGCCGAAGCCGAAATCGTTAAAATGTCGAGTATAGTCCGGGAAATGTTTACACTGCTCCGCTCTCTTCTTTTAAAAGAATCAAATCTGTCGCGGGAAAGTGTTGTAAAACTTCTTACCGAAAAAGAGGATTATACCGACCAAATGCAGGAAGAGCTTTCGGCTTATTTAATTAAAACTTCCCGCTTATCCCTTTCGGACAGACAGGAAAAAAATGTAAGGCTTATGCTGGGTATTGTAGACGATATAGAAAATATAACCGACCAAATTTATGAGCTGGGTCTTTTTATAAATAAGAGTATTCAGCTTAAAATGCCTATCAGTCAGGAAGATATGAATAAACTTTTACCGTACATGGGTATGGTAAATCAGTTTATTCATTTTGTTCATGACCATTTAAATAAACCTCTTGCCGCCGAGCAGCTTGCAATTGCGGAAGAAATGGAAGATTCTATAGATTCTATGAGACAGCAGTTAAAGCGGCTTGCCCGCTCAAGGCTTGAAAAAGGCGCAAACGTTAAGGCGGAGCTTTTGTATATAGATATGGTGCGCAATTTGGAAAAAATAGGCGATTATGCTTTTAGTATTTCCAGGGCTTTAGCCGAAACGGAGTAA
- a CDS encoding VanZ family protein: MNLSFLKNKSKSEIFMCCCSLICFFLIFFLSSQSSLPKPVKTFSGSDKIVHAFAFGSLAFTFSYWFTQDAWEEHSLKCILIVFAVTACFGISDEIHQHFVKGRDSSVYDWFADCTGAVLACALRYSIVKLRHR; the protein is encoded by the coding sequence ATGAATTTAAGTTTTTTAAAAAATAAAAGTAAATCTGAAATTTTTATGTGCTGTTGTTCGCTTATTTGTTTTTTCTTAATTTTCTTTTTATCGTCGCAATCCTCATTGCCTAAACCGGTTAAAACATTTTCGGGTTCGGATAAAATAGTTCATGCCTTTGCTTTCGGTTCCTTAGCCTTTACCTTTTCATATTGGTTTACACAAGATGCTTGGGAAGAACACTCTTTAAAATGTATTCTTATAGTTTTTGCCGTTACCGCCTGCTTCGGTATTTCGGATGAGATTCATCAGCATTTTGTAAAGGGAAGAGATTCTTCCGTTTATGATTGGTTTGCAGATTGCACCGGGGCTGTATTGGCATGCGCCTTACGCTATTCAATTGTCAAGTTAAGACACCGCTGA
- a CDS encoding gamma-glutamyl-gamma-aminobutyrate hydrolase family protein has translation MKKPFIGITGSCLYEKTQDLFIGYERMYTNTDYVNAVIAAGGVPVILPIIGNKEDIKIQAENMDGIIIMGGYDVSPVFFNEEPLSCLGEVLPKRDIYEIELIKTVKEIQKPIFGICRGLQILNVAFGGSLYQDISSVKREIQIQHNQKARPDIRTHSIQTKEKSLMRKLFGKTDTVNSYHHMAIKDVAKDFTATAWAPDGIIEAMEYSGNGYIIGVQFHPEMLARTHKPSLDLFKEFIKKMRIKFKEAR, from the coding sequence ATGAAAAAACCGTTTATAGGAATTACAGGCAGCTGCCTGTATGAAAAAACACAGGATTTATTTATCGGATACGAACGTATGTACACTAATACGGATTATGTAAATGCAGTCATTGCGGCAGGCGGAGTTCCGGTAATTTTGCCTATTATTGGAAATAAAGAGGACATTAAAATTCAGGCGGAAAATATGGACGGCATTATTATAATGGGAGGATATGATGTTTCGCCCGTGTTTTTTAATGAAGAACCCTTATCCTGTCTTGGAGAGGTTTTACCTAAAAGAGATATTTACGAAATTGAATTGATTAAAACTGTAAAAGAAATACAAAAGCCTATTTTCGGAATTTGCCGCGGACTTCAAATTTTAAACGTCGCCTTCGGAGGCTCTCTTTATCAGGATATTTCTTCGGTAAAACGCGAAATTCAAATTCAGCACAATCAAAAAGCAAGACCTGATATACGCACCCATTCCATACAAACAAAAGAAAAATCCTTAATGCGTAAACTGTTCGGAAAAACCGATACGGTAAATTCTTATCACCACATGGCAATAAAAGATGTCGCAAAAGATTTTACCGCAACCGCATGGGCTCCGGACGGAATTATCGAAGCTATGGAATATTCGGGGAACGGCTATATAATCGGTGTACAGTTTCACCCTGAAATGCTTGCCCGTACCCATAAACCCTCGCTTGATTTATTTAAAGAATTTATAAAAAAAATGCGGATAAAATTTAAGGAGGCTAGGTAA
- the rbr gene encoding rubrerythrin, which yields MKSLKGTKTEQNILSAFIGESQARNKYTYWASTAKNEGFVQISQIFIETAEQEKEHAKRLFKFLEGGEVTVSATAPAGVIGTTLENLKQAAEGENHEWMHMYPEFAKTAREEGFPLIAAVMENIAIAEKQHAKRYEAFIKRLEENSMWVQETPTTWRCINCGFIYVGKAAPEKCPACEHPKAYFERLGENW from the coding sequence ATGAAATCACTTAAAGGCACAAAAACCGAACAAAACATTTTGTCGGCTTTTATCGGGGAATCGCAAGCCCGCAATAAGTATACTTATTGGGCAAGTACTGCAAAAAATGAAGGCTTTGTGCAAATTTCACAAATATTCATTGAAACTGCAGAGCAGGAAAAAGAGCATGCAAAACGACTTTTTAAATTTTTGGAAGGCGGAGAAGTTACCGTTTCCGCAACGGCTCCCGCAGGGGTAATCGGAACAACGCTTGAAAATTTAAAACAAGCTGCCGAAGGAGAAAACCACGAATGGATGCACATGTATCCCGAATTTGCAAAAACAGCCCGTGAAGAAGGCTTTCCGTTGATTGCTGCCGTTATGGAAAACATAGCGATTGCGGAAAAGCAGCATGCAAAGCGGTATGAAGCTTTTATAAAGAGGCTTGAAGAAAACAGTATGTGGGTTCAAGAAACTCCCACAACATGGAGATGTATAAACTGCGGATTTATCTACGTAGGAAAAGCGGCTCCCGAAAAATGCCCTGCCTGCGAACATCCTAAAGCTTATTTTGAAAGACTGGGTGAAAATTGGTAA
- a CDS encoding APC family permease gives MSDKNKLGLLSICLLGVNAIVGTGIFLLPGKAAKLVGVSSIGVIVFDALLVILLALCFAEAGGLFKKNGGPYVYAREAFGEFVGFEVGFMKWAIMIIAWAAMAVGFPTALKSILPAAASTLMRNIIAISILCILAIMNITGVRISKIVNNIVTLGKLVPLIFFILVGVFFIQGDNFQPMQSVEAVSFTSFGSAALLIFYAFTGFESIAVAAEDMDNPEKNIPLAIILVITGVSVFYILIQAVAIGILGNGLTASEAPVADATAKFLGPVAKALVTTGTLVSIGGINIASSFLAPRSAVALADDGFLPKFVTKRNKKDVPYISVVLTTGLTALVCLTGTFEKLAAISVVSRFAQYIPTCLAILVFRKRGMKGSFRIPFVYPVVILAVGTSAWLLYNSNIEKIIFGLGGLVVGAVFYFIMKYTQKK, from the coding sequence ATGTCCGATAAAAACAAACTCGGTCTTTTAAGCATTTGTCTTTTAGGAGTCAATGCAATCGTAGGTACCGGAATTTTTTTACTTCCGGGAAAAGCGGCAAAACTTGTAGGAGTATCAAGTATAGGAGTAATAGTATTTGATGCCTTATTGGTTATCTTACTTGCTCTTTGCTTCGCGGAAGCGGGAGGCCTTTTTAAAAAGAACGGAGGCCCGTACGTCTATGCAAGGGAAGCCTTCGGCGAATTTGTAGGTTTTGAAGTAGGCTTTATGAAATGGGCAATTATGATTATAGCTTGGGCTGCAATGGCGGTAGGTTTTCCTACGGCGTTAAAAAGTATATTACCGGCTGCGGCAAGCACGCTTATGCGGAATATAATTGCAATTTCAATTTTATGTATATTGGCAATTATGAACATTACCGGTGTAAGGATTTCAAAAATTGTAAATAATATCGTTACTTTGGGAAAGCTCGTTCCGCTTATCTTTTTTATTCTTGTAGGCGTTTTCTTTATTCAAGGCGATAATTTTCAGCCTATGCAATCGGTAGAAGCGGTAAGTTTCACTTCTTTCGGCTCTGCAGCTCTTTTAATTTTTTATGCTTTTACCGGCTTTGAATCGATTGCCGTAGCGGCGGAAGATATGGATAACCCCGAAAAAAATATTCCGCTTGCAATTATCTTAGTAATTACGGGAGTATCCGTTTTTTATATTTTAATTCAAGCGGTTGCAATAGGTATTTTGGGTAACGGCTTAACAGCAAGTGAAGCCCCGGTAGCCGATGCTACGGCAAAGTTTTTAGGGCCTGTTGCCAAGGCTCTTGTTACAACCGGAACCCTCGTATCCATAGGCGGAATAAATATAGCTTCTTCTTTCCTTGCACCACGCAGTGCGGTAGCCTTGGCTGATGACGGCTTTTTACCGAAATTCGTTACAAAACGGAATAAAAAAGACGTTCCGTATATTTCAGTTGTTTTAACTACCGGTCTTACCGCCTTAGTTTGTTTAACCGGAACATTTGAAAAACTTGCCGCAATTTCGGTAGTTTCGCGGTTTGCACAATATATTCCCACCTGTCTTGCAATTTTGGTTTTTAGAAAACGCGGAATGAAAGGCTCTTTTAGAATTCCTTTTGTATATCCGGTAGTAATTCTTGCTGTGGGAACAAGCGCGTGGCTTTTATATAATTCAAATATTGAAAAAATTATTTTCGGTTTAGGCGGATTGGTTGTAGGAGCCGTATTTTATTTTATAATGAAATATACTCAAAAAAAATAA
- the fusA gene encoding elongation factor G, protein MSSDISKMRNIGISAHIDSGKTTLSERILFYCDRIHALHEVRGKDGVGATMDNMELERERGITIQSASTQVKWKDYTVNVIDTPGHVDFTIEVERSLRVLDGAILVLCSVGGVQSQSITVDRQLKRYHVPRIAFVNKCDRTGANPLKVRMQLREKLGLNAYMMQLPIGLEDKLEGVIDLVTMKAIYFEGENGTQIRLAEIPQHLVAEAQKYREEMVDAATMFSDELAEAFLEGAETEEMIRAAVRKGTLAEQFVPVFLGSAYKNKGIQPLLDAVGYYLPDPTEIKNTALNLDDNEKPVVLGSKEDDPVVALGFKLEDGKYGQLTYVRVYQGTLKKGEELYNTRARKKFKVGRLVRMNSAAMEDINEGGPGDIVALFGVDCASGDTFCSGGLNYAMSSMFVPEPVISLSLTPKDKQAADQMSKALNRFTKEDPTFRSYVDKESNQTIIQGMGELHLEVYIERMRREYKCEVETGMPQVAYREAITQRADFNYTHKKQTGGAGQFGRVAGFIEPITEQDYEFDNQIKGGAIPTEFIPSCDKGFKEAVKKGTLIGFPIVGTRITINDGQSHPVDSSDMAFQAAAIGAFREAYKAAKPAILEPIMKVSIEGPQEFQGNIFGLINQRRGVIISSTEDDSFTRVDAEVPLSEMFGFSTILRSSTQGKAEYSMEFAKYGKAPASISEVLIKEYEAKRLAEKK, encoded by the coding sequence ATGAGCAGTGATATTTCCAAAATGAGAAATATCGGAATTAGTGCGCACATTGACTCAGGAAAAACAACTCTTTCCGAACGAATTCTTTTTTATTGTGACAGAATTCATGCGCTGCACGAAGTTCGAGGTAAAGACGGTGTCGGTGCAACAATGGACAATATGGAACTTGAACGCGAACGCGGTATTACAATTCAGTCCGCATCAACTCAAGTTAAATGGAAGGATTATACGGTAAACGTAATCGACACTCCCGGACACGTAGACTTTACTATTGAAGTTGAACGTTCTCTCCGCGTTTTGGACGGAGCTATTTTGGTTTTGTGTTCCGTAGGCGGCGTTCAATCTCAATCCATTACCGTTGACAGACAGTTAAAACGCTATCATGTTCCCCGAATAGCCTTCGTAAATAAATGCGACAGAACGGGGGCAAATCCCTTAAAGGTTAGAATGCAGCTTAGAGAAAAATTGGGTCTTAACGCATATATGATGCAGCTTCCAATAGGTTTGGAAGATAAACTTGAAGGCGTTATAGACCTCGTTACAATGAAAGCCATATATTTTGAGGGTGAAAACGGTACTCAAATCAGATTGGCCGAAATTCCCCAACATCTTGTAGCCGAAGCACAAAAATACCGTGAAGAAATGGTGGACGCCGCTACGATGTTCTCCGATGAATTGGCGGAAGCCTTTTTGGAAGGAGCGGAAACCGAAGAAATGATTAGGGCGGCCGTCAGAAAGGGCACTCTTGCCGAGCAATTTGTTCCGGTCTTCCTCGGTTCGGCATATAAAAACAAGGGTATTCAGCCCTTATTGGACGCAGTAGGCTATTATCTTCCCGACCCTACGGAAATTAAAAATACGGCCTTAAATCTTGACGATAATGAAAAACCCGTTGTTTTGGGTTCAAAAGAAGACGACCCCGTAGTTGCTCTCGGGTTTAAACTTGAAGACGGAAAATACGGACAGCTTACTTATGTACGTGTTTATCAGGGAACTTTGAAAAAAGGTGAAGAATTGTACAATACACGCGCCCGTAAAAAGTTTAAGGTAGGGCGTTTGGTACGAATGAATTCGGCGGCAATGGAAGATATTAACGAGGGCGGCCCCGGCGACATTGTAGCTCTTTTCGGTGTGGACTGCGCTTCGGGAGATACCTTTTGCAGCGGCGGGCTTAACTATGCAATGAGCTCCATGTTTGTTCCCGAACCGGTTATTTCTCTTTCACTTACTCCGAAAGATAAGCAGGCTGCCGACCAAATGTCTAAAGCTCTTAACCGATTTACAAAAGAAGACCCGACTTTCCGAAGCTATGTGGATAAGGAATCGAATCAAACTATTATTCAGGGAATGGGAGAGCTTCATCTTGAAGTTTATATTGAGCGTATGCGCCGTGAATATAAGTGCGAGGTTGAAACGGGTATGCCGCAAGTAGCTTACCGCGAAGCCATCACGCAGAGAGCCGATTTTAACTACACACATAAAAAGCAAACCGGAGGTGCAGGTCAGTTCGGACGTGTTGCCGGCTTTATCGAACCCATTACGGAACAGGATTATGAATTCGATAATCAAATAAAAGGCGGTGCAATCCCTACGGAATTTATTCCTTCCTGCGATAAGGGCTTTAAAGAAGCCGTAAAGAAGGGCACTCTTATAGGTTTCCCGATTGTAGGAACACGCATTACCATAAATGACGGACAGTCGCACCCGGTAGACTCTTCGGATATGGCATTCCAAGCTGCCGCTATAGGAGCCTTCAGAGAGGCTTATAAAGCCGCAAAACCCGCAATTCTTGAACCCATTATGAAAGTTTCAATAGAAGGGCCGCAGGAATTCCAGGGAAATATTTTCGGTCTTATCAACCAAAGACGGGGTGTTATAATTTCTTCTACGGAAGATGACAGCTTTACACGTGTTGATGCCGAAGTTCCGTTAAGCGAAATGTTCGGATTTTCCACTATTTTGCGTTCTTCTACACAGGGTAAGGCGGAATATTCTATGGAATTTGCCAAATACGGAAAAGCTCCTGCAAGTATTTCGGAAGTTTTAATTAAAGAATACGAAGCCAAACGTTTGGCGGAAAAGAAATAG
- a CDS encoding MBL fold metallo-hydrolase — MRVKFWGVRGSIPSPLTPSQIESKIAAVVQRIQAKDIKNQDSREKFLASLPKWLFGTIGANTSCVEVETAKGHHIIFDAGTGIRELGIDLTKRPDYGKNNIYHLFISHFHWDHIQGLPFFNPAYDPRSTIIVHSTRKDCKKFLEEQMKYPYFPISMLGEDGFAANFEFRYIEPNQKYVEIGDAKVGWHRVRHPGGCTAYSVIENGKKIIYSTDTELRPRDFEKNEQNTEFYTDAEMLIIDAQYTLTDSIQKEGWGHSTFSVAIDFASGWNIKRLILFHHEPTYNDKKVFSLKQSADWYHDYSKGHLIDKNIEIFIAQEGRSFLL; from the coding sequence ATGCGTGTAAAATTCTGGGGAGTAAGAGGGTCAATACCGTCGCCGCTTACACCTTCACAAATAGAAAGCAAAATTGCAGCCGTTGTTCAAAGAATACAGGCAAAAGATATAAAAAACCAAGATTCGCGGGAAAAATTTTTAGCGTCTTTACCTAAATGGCTTTTCGGAACCATAGGGGCTAATACATCATGCGTTGAAGTTGAAACCGCAAAAGGGCACCATATAATTTTTGATGCGGGTACCGGTATACGTGAACTCGGCATAGACCTTACAAAACGTCCAGATTACGGAAAAAATAATATTTATCATCTTTTTATTTCTCATTTCCATTGGGACCATATACAAGGACTTCCTTTTTTTAATCCGGCTTACGATCCGAGAAGCACTATTATTGTGCACAGCACACGTAAAGACTGTAAAAAATTCCTGGAAGAACAAATGAAATACCCTTACTTTCCTATTTCTATGCTCGGAGAAGACGGCTTTGCTGCAAACTTTGAATTCCGTTATATTGAACCGAATCAAAAATATGTTGAAATAGGAGATGCAAAGGTGGGCTGGCACAGAGTCCGCCATCCGGGAGGCTGTACCGCCTATTCCGTAATTGAAAACGGAAAAAAAATAATTTACTCTACGGATACGGAATTGCGTCCGCGTGATTTCGAAAAAAACGAACAAAATACCGAATTTTACACGGACGCTGAAATGCTTATTATCGACGCTCAGTATACTCTTACGGATTCAATTCAAAAAGAAGGCTGGGGACATTCCACCTTTTCGGTTGCAATAGATTTTGCTTCCGGCTGGAATATAAAGCGTCTTATTCTCTTTCATCATGAACCCACATATAACGACAAAAAAGTATTTTCTTTAAAACAAAGCGCCGATTGGTATCATGATTATTCAAAGGGGCATTTAATAGACAAAAATATAGAAATTTTTATAGCCCAAGAAGGCAGGTCTTTTTTACTATGA
- a CDS encoding TP0733 family outer membrane beta-barrel protein: MKKIILFFCLITAFSFSCFAEEGGKEEGGRKGIDGTAVFQPVRKGDKFMKIGLSLGIPLFNTSIKKFAHKTNIYPGGAINAGFGYYVLDGFSLGGNLSFQFYPTLAKNLYFCVPITFDMAYTFASGKWRFPIGGGIGGVFQSYSGNSAKYFGMIFKAETGVYYQYFPEWSFGGSLSWNVLPQWYSVKEYNRTGNIFMINFAARYHF, from the coding sequence ATGAAAAAAATTATTTTGTTCTTTTGTCTAATTACCGCTTTTTCGTTTTCCTGTTTTGCCGAAGAAGGAGGGAAGGAAGAAGGCGGCCGCAAGGGAATTGACGGAACAGCCGTTTTTCAGCCCGTACGTAAAGGCGATAAATTTATGAAAATAGGGCTTTCACTGGGAATTCCTCTATTTAATACTTCAATTAAAAAATTTGCGCATAAAACCAATATTTATCCGGGCGGTGCCATTAATGCAGGTTTCGGCTATTATGTGCTGGACGGTTTTTCATTGGGCGGAAATTTGAGCTTTCAATTTTATCCGACGCTTGCAAAAAATCTTTATTTTTGTGTACCCATTACATTTGATATGGCATATACCTTTGCTTCGGGTAAGTGGCGTTTTCCTATAGGCGGCGGAATAGGCGGGGTTTTTCAGTCTTACAGCGGCAACAGTGCAAAGTATTTCGGTATGATTTTTAAAGCGGAAACCGGGGTTTATTATCAGTATTTTCCCGAATGGTCTTTCGGAGGCAGTCTTTCTTGGAATGTATTACCGCAGTGGTATAGCGTAAAAGAATATAACCGCACCGGAAATATTTTTATGATAAATTTTGCCGCAAGGTATCATTTTTAA
- a CDS encoding endolytic transglycosylase MltG, giving the protein MKKSLKIGIILSALVLCLSGALFYFLSLNAPPKNLKEGTKTFKVNRGAAAKTVIRNLKDEGLIQSEYYAYIFLRLKKLNLKAGYYTITPEMTAQEILQKLTEGTQAIKKNNRT; this is encoded by the coding sequence ATGAAGAAAAGTTTAAAAATCGGTATTATTTTATCTGCCCTTGTTTTATGCCTTTCAGGCGCTTTGTTTTATTTTTTAAGCTTAAATGCTCCGCCTAAAAACCTTAAAGAAGGAACAAAAACCTTTAAGGTAAACCGCGGAGCCGCCGCAAAAACCGTTATTCGAAATCTGAAAGACGAAGGTCTTATACAATCGGAATATTATGCTTATATCTTTTTACGTTTAAAAAAACTGAATCTAAAAGCGGGTTATTATACCATTACTCCCGAAATGACGGCTCAAGAAATTTTACAAAAACTTACCGAGGGAACTCAGGCCATAAAAAAAAATAACCGTACCTGA
- the mltG gene encoding endolytic transglycosylase MltG encodes MTVPEGLTLKKTARLFEKEGFMTAEKFIKLATDSAFLKANGIKAESAEGFLFPDTYFFGEEDTPEMMFNLIFKTFFEKTSAIPNFPKDFDELYKKIILASIVEREYQIKEEAPVIAGVFVNRLKINMGLQSCATVEYIITEIQNKKHPKRLFYEDLEIESPYNTYLYAGLPPSPIANPGYTALEAACNPAKTEYFYFRLIDPSTGKHAFSRTINEHNKADASLYLKGSPGNNN; translated from the coding sequence ATAACCGTACCTGAAGGTTTAACGCTTAAAAAAACAGCCCGTCTTTTTGAAAAAGAAGGCTTTATGACCGCCGAAAAATTTATTAAACTGGCAACCGATTCCGCTTTTTTAAAAGCGAACGGAATAAAGGCCGAAAGTGCGGAAGGCTTTTTATTCCCAGATACTTATTTTTTCGGAGAAGAAGATACGCCTGAAATGATGTTTAATCTTATTTTTAAAACTTTTTTCGAAAAAACATCTGCAATCCCCAACTTTCCTAAAGACTTTGACGAATTGTACAAAAAAATTATTTTAGCAAGTATTGTGGAGCGCGAATATCAAATTAAAGAAGAAGCTCCCGTAATTGCGGGCGTTTTTGTAAACCGCTTAAAAATAAATATGGGCCTTCAATCATGCGCAACAGTTGAATACATCATCACGGAAATTCAAAACAAAAAGCACCCGAAACGGCTTTTTTACGAAGATTTGGAAATAGAAAGCCCGTACAATACATACCTTTATGCAGGTCTTCCGCCCTCCCCTATTGCAAACCCCGGATACACCGCTTTGGAGGCGGCCTGTAATCCTGCAAAAACCGAATACTTTTATTTCAGACTTATAGACCCCTCTACCGGTAAACATGCCTTTTCACGTACTATAAACGAGCATAATAAGGCGGACGCCTCTCTTTATTTAAAAGGTTCTCCCGGGAACAATAATTAA